A genomic window from Synechococcus sp. CBW1107 includes:
- a CDS encoding glycoside hydrolase family 15 protein, with amino-acid sequence MTSELTSDGSLEPALREELGPRQLSDEDARELVRHLDSQIERVVLARQHPITGLLPASTSNTVHGNYGDAWVRDCVYSIQCVWGLAQAHRRLNGPCTRAYELNQRVLQLMRGLLTAMLRQAAKVERFKRSLDRLDAIHAKFDTATGNLVVPDDGWGHLQLDATALYLLQLAQLTRAGLVVVQSSHERDFLQNLVYYVARAYRIADYGIWERGDKGNHGEPERNASSIGLVKAALEALEGLDLYGPHGDGSCCLHIPHPAIVRLRRALQALLPRESASKEVDSACLSVIGYPAWAVEDPELVERTRRKIRRDLGGAYGYKRFRRDGHQTLVEDHERLHYEPEELAQFEGIECEWPLFFAYELVTACCEERWGEAWHWRRRLEAVSVDVDGVPELPELYLVPAEAIEAERLHPGTQERIANENVPLLWTQSLTWLGDLLLNGLLSPEDIDPSHRRLPAPLGAERVLVALVPENDTIAAALEQAGLPVSHPQGAVRVASSRELGRRMASVGANARLGLSGYPPVRMETMATALMYRSPAGRGQNGTADEVMAFLPSVLEEGTFYLADDPEQLVDTVTSELRLLQRQWRGDGLPLLLIPLASSPFQRDPATLIRLGEALRSGQVEGVPVQLDRLEALIDQVCWEELPPPQEQPLVRRSQPAAPVLRNSTSQQPLTIQQEQELEDIAIPGLADLLWRSTSLPEQAEVLEQLVQRLGQSAILQGPSSAGPLKLQALVEEIYRRGLAEGDWNVVRRCAGLMQLVHPQLEDALTDILVRQKQVVVGRNYTRDSLISHPQGSAMIGAMIRRFSGEDGREWMLQQELLLALDGLARSEPALLSGSLTIQLGQLLLLLTGELAAELDLTADDAFEALCDLPPHAIRRRLRTLLEDVDHAREALRRKEQLHLSGRVRWEVPDPLDDLPLGKGCGWMQHRQRLGALQRVPRDFYAGIWDLLHHCRGLVIGDKLERRNRLESEPLLSEKTPGERNFAALVDHLLSKIEAPEYRQLCTETLLSLVVFVGANPQVRFDDYLALDVVIGHAVRVGWQQTHPELAEEDYAKWKSAAWDLFYTSSPARCRRWQILALRDLTENGTGDVEARTAVQIGASRAMQREG; translated from the coding sequence AGCTGACCAGCGACGGGAGCCTGGAGCCTGCCCTTCGGGAGGAGCTGGGGCCCCGCCAGCTCAGCGATGAAGACGCCCGCGAACTGGTTCGCCACCTCGACAGCCAGATCGAGAGGGTGGTGCTGGCACGCCAGCATCCGATCACCGGCTTGCTGCCGGCGAGCACCTCCAACACGGTGCACGGCAACTACGGCGATGCCTGGGTCAGGGATTGCGTCTATTCCATCCAGTGCGTCTGGGGTCTGGCCCAGGCCCACCGCCGCCTGAATGGCCCCTGCACCCGGGCCTATGAGCTGAACCAGCGCGTGCTTCAGCTGATGCGTGGCCTGCTCACCGCCATGCTGCGCCAGGCGGCGAAGGTGGAGCGCTTCAAGCGCAGCCTCGACCGGCTCGATGCCATCCACGCCAAGTTCGACACCGCAACAGGCAACCTGGTGGTGCCCGACGACGGCTGGGGCCATCTGCAGCTCGACGCCACGGCCCTCTATCTGCTGCAGCTGGCCCAGCTGACCCGTGCAGGGCTGGTGGTGGTGCAGAGCAGTCATGAGCGGGATTTCCTGCAGAACCTCGTGTATTACGTGGCCCGGGCCTACCGGATCGCCGACTACGGCATCTGGGAGCGGGGCGACAAAGGCAACCACGGCGAACCGGAACGCAACGCCAGCTCGATCGGCCTGGTCAAGGCGGCCCTGGAGGCCCTGGAGGGTCTCGATCTCTATGGACCCCACGGCGACGGCAGCTGCTGCCTGCACATCCCCCATCCGGCGATCGTGAGGCTGCGGCGGGCCCTGCAGGCCCTGCTGCCGCGGGAGTCGGCCAGCAAGGAGGTGGACAGCGCCTGCCTTTCGGTGATCGGCTACCCCGCCTGGGCGGTGGAGGACCCTGAGCTGGTGGAGCGCACGCGCCGCAAGATCCGCCGTGACCTCGGCGGCGCCTACGGGTACAAGCGCTTTCGCCGGGACGGTCATCAGACCCTGGTGGAGGACCACGAACGGCTCCATTACGAGCCCGAGGAACTGGCTCAGTTCGAGGGCATCGAGTGTGAATGGCCCCTGTTCTTCGCCTATGAGCTGGTCACGGCCTGCTGTGAGGAACGCTGGGGGGAGGCCTGGCACTGGCGGCGGCGCCTGGAGGCGGTCAGCGTGGACGTCGATGGCGTGCCCGAACTGCCCGAGCTCTACCTGGTGCCGGCCGAGGCGATCGAGGCGGAGCGGCTCCATCCCGGCACCCAGGAGCGGATCGCCAATGAGAACGTCCCCCTGCTCTGGACCCAGAGCCTCACCTGGCTGGGGGACCTGCTGCTCAACGGTCTGCTGAGTCCGGAGGACATCGATCCCAGCCACCGCCGCCTGCCGGCCCCCCTCGGCGCCGAGCGGGTGCTGGTGGCCCTGGTGCCTGAGAACGACACCATCGCCGCGGCTCTGGAGCAGGCCGGTCTGCCGGTGAGCCACCCCCAGGGTGCGGTGCGGGTGGCCAGCTCCAGGGAACTGGGCCGACGCATGGCCTCGGTGGGGGCGAACGCCAGGCTGGGGCTCAGCGGCTATCCGCCGGTGCGGATGGAAACCATGGCGACGGCCCTGATGTATCGGAGCCCCGCTGGCCGTGGTCAGAACGGCACAGCCGACGAGGTGATGGCCTTCCTGCCCTCCGTGCTGGAGGAGGGCACGTTCTATCTGGCGGACGACCCGGAGCAGCTGGTGGATACGGTGACCAGCGAGCTGCGACTGCTGCAGCGGCAGTGGCGCGGCGATGGCCTCCCCCTGCTGCTGATCCCGCTGGCATCCAGCCCGTTCCAGCGGGATCCCGCCACTCTGATCCGCCTGGGTGAAGCTCTGCGCAGTGGCCAGGTTGAGGGCGTGCCGGTGCAGCTCGATCGCCTCGAAGCGCTGATCGATCAGGTCTGCTGGGAGGAGCTGCCGCCACCCCAGGAGCAGCCCCTGGTGAGGCGCAGCCAGCCGGCCGCCCCGGTGCTGCGCAACAGCACCAGCCAGCAGCCGCTCACGATCCAGCAGGAGCAGGAACTCGAGGACATCGCCATCCCGGGCCTGGCGGATCTGCTCTGGCGCAGCACCTCCCTGCCCGAACAGGCTGAGGTGCTGGAGCAGCTGGTGCAGCGGCTGGGGCAGAGCGCGATCCTGCAGGGTCCATCCAGCGCCGGACCGCTCAAGCTGCAGGCGCTGGTGGAGGAGATCTACCGCCGGGGCCTGGCGGAAGGTGACTGGAACGTGGTGCGACGCTGCGCCGGCCTGATGCAACTGGTGCATCCCCAACTGGAGGATGCCCTCACAGACATCCTGGTGCGCCAGAAGCAGGTGGTGGTGGGTCGCAACTACACCCGCGACTCCCTGATCAGCCACCCCCAGGGCAGCGCCATGATCGGAGCGATGATCCGCCGCTTCAGTGGAGAGGACGGCCGGGAGTGGATGCTGCAACAGGAGCTGCTGCTGGCCCTCGACGGGCTGGCCCGCTCGGAGCCGGCACTGCTCAGCGGCAGCCTGACGATCCAGCTGGGACAGCTGTTGCTCCTGCTCACCGGTGAGCTCGCCGCCGAGCTGGATCTCACCGCCGACGACGCCTTCGAAGCCCTCTGCGATCTGCCGCCCCACGCCATCCGGCGACGCCTGCGCACGCTGCTGGAGGATGTGGACCATGCCCGGGAGGCTCTGCGCCGCAAGGAACAGCTCCACCTGAGTGGGCGGGTCCGCTGGGAGGTGCCTGATCCCCTCGACGACCTGCCTCTGGGCAAGGGCTGCGGCTGGATGCAGCACCGCCAGCGCCTGGGGGCCCTGCAGCGTGTCCCTCGTGACTTCTACGCCGGCATCTGGGATCTGCTCCACCACTGCCGCGGACTGGTGATCGGCGACAAGCTGGAGAGGCGCAACCGGCTCGAGAGCGAACCCCTGCTCTCGGAGAAGACCCCGGGGGAGCGCAACTTCGCGGCCCTGGTGGACCACCTGCTCAGCAAGATCGAAGCGCCTGAATACCGACAGCTCTGCACCGAGACCCTGCTCTCGCTGGTGGTGTTCGTGGGTGCCAACCCCCAGGTGCGCTTTGACGACTACCTGGCCCTTGACGTGGTGATCGGCCACGCCGTGCGGGTGGGCTGGCAGCAGACCCACCCGGAGCTGGCGGAGGAGGACTACGCCAAGTGGAAATCAGCCGCCTGGGATCTCTTCTACACCTCCTCCCCGGCCCGCTGCCGCCGCTGGCAGATCCTGGCCCTGCGCGATCTCACCGAGAACGGGACCGGGGACGTGGAGGCAAGGACGGCCGTTCAGATCGGGGCGTCCAGGGCCATGCAGAGAGAGGGCTGA